One Triticum dicoccoides isolate Atlit2015 ecotype Zavitan chromosome 5B, WEW_v2.0, whole genome shotgun sequence genomic window carries:
- the LOC119308981 gene encoding hypersensitive-induced response protein-like protein 2, with translation MGGVLGLVQVDQSTVAIKETFGKFNEVLEPGCHFLPWCIGQRIVGYLSLRVKQLDVRCETKTKDNVFVTVVASVQYRALVDKASDAFYKLSNTKQQIQSYVFDVIRATVPKLELDDAFVQKDDIAKAVEEELEKAMSMYGYEIVQTLIVDIEPDVHVKRAMNEINAASRMRSAANDKAEAEKILQIKRAEGEAESKYLAGVGIARQRQAIVDGLRDSVLAFSENVPGTTAKDIMDMVLVTQYFDTMKEIGASSKSSSVFIPHGPGAVKDVASQIRDGLLQANTL, from the exons ATGGGTGGCGTTTTGGGTTTAGTGCAGGTTGATCAGTCAACTGTAGCTATCAAAGAAACTTTTGGGAAGTTTAATGAGGTCCTGGAGCCTGGTTGccacttcttgccttggtgcatagGGCAACGGATTGTTGGTTACCTCTCACTGCGTGTGAAACAGCTAGACGTCCGATGTGAAACGAAGACGAAG GATAATGTCTTTGTGACTGTTGTTGCTTCTGTCCAATACCGTGCCCTTGTTGATAAGGCATCTGATGCCTTCTACAAACTGAGCAACACAAAGCAACAAATCCAGTCGTACGTCTTTGATG TTATTAGAGCCACTGTCCCAAAGCTGGAGCTGGACGATGCATTTGTGCAAAAAGATGACATTGCAAAAGCTGTTGAAGAGGAGCTTGAAAAG GCAATGTCTATGTATGGTTATGAGATTGTGCAAACTCTGATAGTCGACATTGAGCCTGATGTGCATGTCAAGAGGGCAATGAATGAGATCAATGCAG CTTCTAGGATGAGGTCGGCAGCCAATGACAAAGCAGAGGCCGAAAAGATTCTCCAGATTAAACGAGCAGAGGGAGAAGCCGAGTCAAAGTACTTGGCTGGTGTGGGCATTGCAAGGCAGCGTCAGGCTATCGTGGATGGTCTGAGAGACAGCGTCCTTGCCTTCTCGGAGAACGTCCCTGGCACTACTGCGAAAGACATCATGGACATGGTTCTGGTCACCCAGTATTTCGACACCATGAAAGAGATTGGGGCCTCATCCAAATCTTCTTCGGTGTTCATCCCCCATGGTCCTGGAGCCGTCAAGGATGTCGCATCGCAGATCAGAGATGGGCTCCTCCAGGCCAATACTCTCTAA
- the LOC119308982 gene encoding F-box/SPRY domain-containing protein 1-like yields the protein MAPPPPPNQGDLATPAALRAPADVISRVFSQLDCVDLLSCSLVCRQWCRDSAELREEWRMEYMDAWNLLGLNIKSDTRSPCSTCSIRNLRTWCP from the exons atggcgccgccgccaccaccgaacCAAGGTGACCTCGCCACGCCGGCCGCGCTGCGGGCGCCGGCGGACGTGATCTCCCGGGTCTTCTCGCAGCTGGACTGCGTCGACCTCCTCAGCTGCTCCCTCGTCTGCAG GCAATGGTGCCGCGACTCTGCGGAGCTACGGGAAGAGTGGAGGATGGAGTACATGGACGCCTGGAACCTGCTGGGTCTCAACATCAAGTCCGATACGCGATCGCCATGCTCAACTTGCTCCATCAGAAACCTGCGAACCTGGTGCCCTTAA